One part of the Chryseobacterium mulctrae genome encodes these proteins:
- a CDS encoding MlaD family protein: MKFSKELKAGLIALLAIVGFVILFQFMKGRSLFTTDNIFYAKYDNVEGLAQSSPVSINGLKVGQVDKIIPQTGKDGKLHFVVKITVDDNFEFSKNSNLEIFEPSLMGGKEMRVNLFYGGPTAKDGDTLKGAFKLGMMNSLSSQVGPVKDQLQTVLHRVDSLMANANQVMNAQNREEIRILLHNLNKTVGALETTAGNVNKLVGNNDPKLQKVLDEASLTMQSGKTTLDKYGNLAESIDTKQLNQTIANLDQTVGKLNGVISGIDRGEGSLGKIMKDDQLYNNLNSASTNLNSLIEDMKANPKRYINFSVFGKNSKD, encoded by the coding sequence GTGAAATTCAGTAAAGAATTAAAGGCTGGTTTAATTGCGCTTTTAGCCATCGTCGGCTTCGTGATTTTATTTCAGTTTATGAAAGGCAGAAGCCTTTTTACTACCGACAATATATTTTACGCAAAATATGATAACGTAGAAGGTCTTGCACAGTCTTCTCCGGTTTCCATCAATGGTCTGAAAGTAGGGCAGGTTGATAAAATCATCCCTCAGACAGGCAAAGATGGTAAACTTCATTTTGTCGTAAAGATTACCGTAGATGATAATTTTGAATTTTCAAAAAATTCAAATCTTGAGATTTTTGAGCCAAGCTTAATGGGTGGTAAAGAAATGAGAGTGAATCTTTTTTATGGTGGTCCTACTGCAAAAGACGGAGATACTTTGAAAGGTGCTTTCAAGCTAGGAATGATGAACAGTCTTTCTTCTCAGGTTGGTCCTGTGAAAGACCAGTTGCAAACAGTTTTGCATAGAGTAGATTCTTTGATGGCAAATGCTAATCAGGTAATGAATGCTCAAAACAGAGAAGAAATCAGAATATTGCTTCACAACCTAAACAAAACTGTAGGTGCATTAGAAACTACAGCAGGAAACGTAAACAAATTGGTTGGTAACAATGATCCTAAACTTCAGAAAGTTCTTGATGAAGCAAGTTTAACCATGCAAAGTGGTAAAACAACTTTAGACAAATACGGAAATCTTGCGGAAAGCATCGATACCAAACAATTGAATCAGACAATTGCTAATTTAGATCAAACTGTTGGAAAATTAAACGGTGTGATTTCAGGTATTGACAGAGGTGAAGGTAGTTTAGGGAAGATTATGAAAGATGATCAGTTGTACAACAACCTGAACTCTGCATCTACCAATCTGAACTCTTTAATCGAGGATATGAAAGCGAATCCTAAGAGATATATTAATTTCTCAGTTTTCGGTAAGAATAGTAAAGACTAA
- a CDS encoding (Fe-S)-binding protein produces MQYLDNVFFLILLIAGFGLFGKSLLKIYRNIRLGREINRSDRKAERWETMARVAMGQSRMTARPVAGVLHLFVYVGFVIINIELVEIIVDGIFGTHRFLSTIFGHTFYNFFTATLEVLALLVIVGVVLFFIRRNFYGVKRLTMKELFGWPKNDANWILIIEFALMLAFFTMNSSDFILQQRGVLAAHGSFPISEMTLVPFLEIFSFDNIFLEVVERGAWWFHFIGILFFMNYLYYSKHLHIILAFPSTWYANLDLYGKFNNLESVTKEIKLMMDPNADPYAAPAEGAEEAPSKFGAEDIFDLNQVQLLNAYSCTECGRCTSVCPANITGKKLSPRAILMKTRDRLEEVGRNIDKNGKFKDDGKKLLNDYITKEELWACTTCNACTQACPVLLDPLSIIFEMRRFLVMEQSAAPQELNLMMTNVENNAAPWQYNQADRLNWAKD; encoded by the coding sequence ATGCAGTATCTTGATAATGTATTTTTTCTGATTTTACTTATTGCAGGTTTCGGGCTTTTTGGAAAAAGTCTTCTGAAGATCTATAGAAATATCAGATTAGGACGAGAAATTAATCGCAGCGACAGAAAAGCTGAGCGTTGGGAAACCATGGCAAGAGTTGCGATGGGACAAAGCAGAATGACGGCAAGACCTGTTGCAGGTGTTTTGCACCTTTTTGTTTACGTCGGTTTCGTAATTATTAATATCGAATTAGTCGAAATTATCGTTGACGGAATCTTCGGAACTCACCGTTTTCTATCAACAATTTTTGGTCATACTTTTTATAATTTTTTCACGGCGACATTAGAAGTTTTAGCACTTTTAGTGATTGTAGGAGTTGTTCTTTTCTTCATCCGTAGAAATTTTTACGGAGTGAAAAGATTGACGATGAAAGAACTTTTCGGATGGCCAAAAAATGATGCCAACTGGATTTTGATCATTGAATTTGCTTTAATGCTTGCTTTCTTCACGATGAATTCTTCAGATTTTATTTTACAGCAAAGAGGAGTTTTAGCAGCACATGGAAGCTTTCCAATTAGCGAAATGACTTTGGTTCCGTTCCTGGAAATTTTCAGTTTTGATAATATCTTTTTAGAAGTTGTTGAAAGAGGAGCTTGGTGGTTCCACTTCATAGGGATTCTGTTCTTTATGAATTACCTTTATTATTCTAAACATTTACATATTATTCTTGCGTTTCCAAGTACTTGGTACGCCAATCTTGATTTGTACGGAAAATTCAATAATCTTGAGTCTGTTACCAAAGAGATCAAATTGATGATGGATCCGAATGCAGATCCTTACGCAGCTCCAGCTGAAGGTGCAGAAGAAGCTCCGTCGAAATTTGGTGCAGAAGATATTTTTGATTTGAACCAGGTTCAGTTATTGAATGCTTATTCATGTACAGAATGTGGAAGATGTACTTCTGTTTGTCCGGCAAATATTACAGGTAAAAAGCTTTCACCGAGAGCTATTTTAATGAAAACGAGAGACCGTTTGGAAGAAGTTGGTAGAAATATCGATAAAAACGGAAAGTTTAAAGATGATGGTAAAAAATTGTTGAACGACTACATCACGAAAGAAGAACTTTGGGCTTGTACTACTTGTAATGCTTGTACACAGGCTTGTCCAGTATTGCTTGACCCGCTTTCTATTATTTTCGAAATGAGAAGATTCTTGGTGATGGAGCAATCAGCAGCACCACAGGAACTGAATCTGATGATGACCAATGTAGAAAACAATGCCGCACCTTGGCAATACAATCAGGCAGACCGTCTGAACTGGGCAAAAGACTAA
- the lon gene encoding endopeptidase La, which translates to MTEFEDINFDDILGDGFNIVAEEINLSDLNMDNEKSSEQNIFPILPVRNMVMFPNVVIPITAGRKTSIQLLEEAQQNGDYIGIVSQKNSDIEQPTEKDLYHTGTLAKIIKIIKLPEGNITAITKGFHRFKVKKIVESQPYFKAEISKLKDTKAKNKEEYEALLENIKDLALKIIELDPNIPNAANFAIKNISNNEDLLNFVSTNANFPYLEKQKLLEEKSLMERAKKCYEMMHEDFRKLELRNQIHQKTSKDLDKQQREYFLNQQIRTIQDELGGGPESDVEDLLKKGQDKNWKPEVEEHFQKEIGRLQRQNPNSPDYNVQRNYLDFFTDLPWETFTKDTFDIEKAEKVLDKAHFGLEDIKKRILEHMAVLKLKNNMKSPILLLVGPPGVGKTSLGKSVADALGRKYVRVSLGGLHDESEIRGHRKTYIGAMAGRILQSIKKSGTSNPVIVLDEIDKVGKGMHGDPSSALLEVLDPEQNSSFYDNFLEMGYDLSKVMFLATANSLSTIQTPLLDRMEVIQIAGYTLEEKIEIAKRHLIKKQQEENGLTAKSFKLGNPELKHIIEAHTSESGVRTLEKRIAAIARWVALQTALVREYDAKITVDKVDEILGVPRPKSLSELTDVPGVVTGLAWTSVGGDILFIESITSNGKGNLTMTGNLGTVMKESATIALEYIKAKHEDLGISEDDLEKKNIHVHVPEGATPKDGPSAGIAMLTSMVSSFKNKKVKPHLAMTGEITLRGKVLPVGGIKEKLLAATRAGIKEVILCEANRKDVEEIKQDYLKNLKVNYVSWMKEVLELAIEK; encoded by the coding sequence ATGACAGAATTTGAAGATATAAATTTTGATGATATTCTTGGCGATGGTTTTAACATAGTAGCCGAAGAAATCAACCTTTCTGACCTAAATATGGATAATGAGAAAAGCTCTGAGCAAAACATTTTCCCGATACTTCCGGTAAGAAACATGGTGATGTTCCCAAATGTGGTAATTCCTATCACTGCAGGAAGAAAGACCTCTATACAACTTCTTGAAGAAGCGCAACAAAACGGTGATTATATAGGAATTGTGAGTCAGAAAAACTCTGACATCGAGCAACCTACCGAAAAAGATCTTTATCACACAGGAACTTTAGCCAAAATCATTAAGATTATTAAGCTTCCGGAAGGAAACATCACTGCTATTACCAAAGGATTCCATCGATTTAAAGTAAAAAAAATCGTAGAATCTCAACCTTATTTTAAAGCTGAAATATCTAAATTAAAAGATACAAAAGCTAAAAACAAAGAGGAATACGAAGCATTACTGGAAAACATTAAAGATTTAGCTCTAAAAATTATTGAGCTTGATCCTAACATTCCGAATGCTGCCAATTTTGCTATAAAAAACATTAGTAACAATGAAGATTTATTGAATTTTGTGAGCACAAATGCCAATTTCCCTTACTTGGAAAAGCAAAAACTTTTGGAAGAAAAAAGCCTGATGGAAAGAGCCAAAAAGTGCTACGAAATGATGCACGAGGATTTCCGAAAGCTTGAATTGAGAAATCAAATTCATCAAAAAACTTCTAAAGATTTAGATAAGCAACAGAGAGAATATTTCCTGAATCAGCAAATCAGAACAATTCAGGATGAATTGGGAGGTGGTCCGGAAAGCGATGTTGAAGACTTGCTTAAAAAAGGACAAGATAAAAACTGGAAACCTGAAGTTGAAGAACATTTCCAGAAGGAAATAGGCCGACTACAGAGACAAAACCCTAATTCTCCGGATTATAATGTTCAGAGAAATTATTTAGATTTCTTTACAGATTTACCTTGGGAAACCTTCACAAAAGATACTTTTGATATTGAAAAAGCCGAAAAAGTTTTAGATAAAGCTCATTTTGGTTTAGAAGATATTAAGAAAAGAATTTTAGAACACATGGCTGTTTTAAAATTGAAAAATAACATGAAATCCCCTATCCTATTATTGGTAGGTCCTCCCGGAGTTGGTAAAACCTCTTTAGGAAAATCTGTTGCCGATGCTTTGGGAAGAAAATATGTGCGTGTTTCTTTGGGTGGACTTCATGACGAAAGCGAAATTCGTGGTCATAGAAAAACCTACATTGGTGCAATGGCAGGAAGAATTCTTCAATCCATTAAAAAATCTGGTACTTCCAACCCAGTAATTGTTTTAGACGAAATCGATAAAGTAGGAAAAGGAATGCACGGCGATCCTAGCTCAGCATTGCTTGAAGTTCTGGATCCTGAACAAAACAGCTCTTTCTACGACAACTTCCTAGAAATGGGTTATGATTTGTCTAAAGTAATGTTCTTGGCAACAGCAAACTCACTTTCCACAATCCAAACTCCGCTTTTAGACAGAATGGAGGTCATTCAAATCGCAGGTTATACTTTGGAGGAGAAAATTGAAATCGCTAAGAGGCATTTAATTAAAAAACAACAGGAAGAAAACGGTTTGACTGCAAAATCATTCAAACTTGGCAATCCTGAACTAAAACATATCATCGAAGCACATACTTCGGAAAGCGGCGTAAGAACTTTAGAAAAAAGAATTGCCGCAATTGCACGTTGGGTGGCTTTGCAGACTGCTTTAGTAAGAGAATATGATGCTAAAATTACGGTTGATAAAGTTGATGAAATCTTAGGCGTTCCAAGACCAAAAAGCTTATCTGAATTGACAGATGTTCCTGGAGTAGTAACCGGATTGGCGTGGACAAGCGTAGGTGGAGACATCTTATTCATCGAAAGCATCACAAGCAACGGAAAAGGAAATCTTACCATGACCGGAAATCTGGGAACGGTAATGAAAGAATCTGCAACCATTGCGTTGGAATACATTAAAGCCAAACATGAAGATCTGGGAATCAGTGAAGACGATCTGGAAAAGAAAAACATTCACGTTCACGTTCCTGAAGGAGCTACACCAAAAGACGGGCCTTCTGCAGGAATTGCAATGCTAACTTCTATGGTTTCTTCATTCAAAAACAAAAAAGTAAAACCTCATCTTGCAATGACCGGTGAAATTACTTTACGTGGAAAAGTACTTCCTGTAGGCGGAATTAAAGAAAAATTACTCGCTGCAACAAGAGCCGGAATCAAAGAAGTGATTCTCTGCGAAGCCAACAGAAAAGATGTGGAAGAAATAAAGCAGGATTACCTAAAAAACCTGAAAGTAAACTACGTAAGCTGGATGAAAGAAGTACTGGAACTGGCCATCGAAAAATAA
- a CDS encoding peptidylprolyl isomerase, with protein sequence MAILGQIRSRPWLLMGMIALALLAFLVNPESLDKVFGKNPDVLGKVNGEKITREEYNDQLFVLQQQAEQQGQPKNGLEEQAWQLLVQSKLVKQQFEKMGFEMTDDLFWNQLQFDQMFAQNQQLFDEKGNFKLQELKKEIETLKNTNPEGYNQWLKTRKTIEYRIMARQVFANVSAGITTGKKEAEELMKERDQLADIDFVKVDYASYLQKNKIKVTTEDLANYIKAHPVQFKTEPSRNLGIAFFPSQPSPADEAAVQKDITKIFSGGTDASDGKENFQNTTNDSMFVMANSDMPYNNAYVQANQMPQGLQGKIEAAAIGQVFGPYKEQNLYVLSKLIDKKPSDSTLSNHILIAYKGAERSTATRTKEEAKKIADSLMARIKANPAKFAEGLKLSDEPGAVERKGSVGWTTPQSQFAPGYLAFLANNPKGATGLAETAFGYHIINIEDKKAGAMGYKIAHIVKTIKPSEATEAEVDKKARRFIQQIQGKSFNDFVNIAKKSNYQYSNAKSAKRFDGQLQGLGTDKDGEIIAWAFDKKREKGDTEFFTVEGTGDKVVVYLNGKQEKGLADPESVRDQIETVVQNKLAAKQISEKIGKAGSLDQVATKFATTKQSAQVNMLNPSVAGAMEPKVAGAAFGIAKGKVSNPIEGGTGVYVIVKKNETINKQPGDVKQFTESVTQRNAGMFGQAWLKSLQDNADIDDYRIEIWSKLGNQQ encoded by the coding sequence ATGGCAATTTTAGGACAGATTAGGAGTAGACCTTGGCTTTTGATGGGAATGATCGCATTGGCGCTTTTGGCGTTTTTGGTAAACCCGGAAAGCCTTGATAAGGTTTTTGGTAAAAACCCTGATGTTTTAGGAAAAGTAAATGGTGAGAAAATTACTCGTGAAGAGTATAATGACCAGCTTTTCGTATTACAACAACAAGCAGAGCAGCAAGGTCAACCAAAAAACGGACTTGAAGAACAAGCTTGGCAACTACTTGTACAGTCGAAATTGGTAAAACAGCAATTTGAAAAAATGGGCTTCGAAATGACAGATGATCTATTCTGGAATCAGCTTCAGTTTGATCAAATGTTTGCACAAAACCAACAGCTTTTTGACGAAAAAGGGAATTTCAAGCTTCAGGAATTAAAAAAAGAAATTGAAACTCTAAAGAATACAAACCCTGAAGGATACAATCAATGGTTGAAAACTAGAAAGACCATTGAGTACAGAATTATGGCAAGACAGGTTTTTGCTAATGTTTCTGCAGGTATCACTACTGGTAAAAAAGAAGCTGAAGAATTAATGAAAGAAAGAGATCAGCTTGCTGATATCGATTTTGTAAAAGTAGATTACGCTTCTTATCTTCAGAAAAATAAGATCAAGGTTACAACTGAGGATTTAGCTAATTATATCAAAGCACATCCAGTACAGTTTAAAACTGAGCCAAGCAGAAATTTAGGAATTGCATTTTTCCCTTCTCAGCCAAGTCCGGCAGATGAAGCTGCAGTACAAAAAGATATTACCAAAATATTTTCTGGAGGTACTGATGCAAGCGATGGAAAAGAAAACTTCCAGAACACGACTAATGATTCTATGTTTGTAATGGCAAATTCAGATATGCCTTACAACAATGCTTATGTTCAGGCAAACCAAATGCCTCAAGGATTACAAGGGAAAATTGAAGCGGCTGCAATCGGACAGGTTTTCGGACCTTACAAAGAACAGAATCTTTATGTATTGTCTAAATTAATTGACAAAAAACCTTCAGATTCTACGTTGTCAAACCATATCTTGATCGCTTACAAAGGAGCTGAAAGATCTACAGCGACAAGAACTAAAGAAGAAGCTAAAAAAATTGCTGACAGTTTAATGGCTAGAATTAAAGCTAATCCTGCAAAATTTGCAGAAGGTCTTAAGCTTTCTGACGAACCAGGTGCTGTTGAAAGAAAAGGAAGTGTGGGTTGGACGACTCCTCAAAGTCAGTTCGCTCCAGGTTATTTAGCATTTTTAGCAAACAATCCTAAAGGCGCTACAGGTTTAGCAGAAACAGCTTTCGGTTATCACATCATCAATATTGAAGATAAAAAAGCTGGGGCAATGGGTTATAAAATTGCTCATATCGTGAAAACGATCAAGCCTTCTGAAGCTACAGAGGCTGAAGTTGATAAGAAAGCAAGAAGATTTATCCAGCAGATTCAAGGGAAATCATTCAATGATTTTGTAAATATTGCTAAAAAATCAAACTACCAATATTCTAACGCTAAATCTGCAAAAAGATTTGACGGTCAGCTTCAAGGTTTAGGAACTGATAAAGACGGTGAAATTATCGCTTGGGCTTTTGATAAGAAAAGAGAAAAAGGTGATACAGAATTCTTCACTGTAGAAGGTACAGGAGATAAAGTAGTTGTTTACTTAAACGGAAAACAAGAAAAAGGTCTTGCAGATCCGGAATCCGTAAGAGATCAGATAGAAACAGTAGTTCAGAATAAATTGGCAGCTAAGCAAATTTCTGAGAAAATCGGAAAAGCAGGAAGCCTAGATCAGGTGGCTACAAAATTTGCAACAACTAAGCAATCGGCTCAGGTTAACATGCTTAATCCTTCTGTAGCAGGAGCGATGGAGCCTAAAGTTGCTGGTGCTGCGTTTGGTATTGCAAAAGGAAAAGTTTCAAATCCAATCGAAGGCGGTACTGGTGTTTATGTTATCGTTAAAAAGAACGAAACAATCAATAAACAACCAGGAGATGTAAAACAATTTACAGAATCTGTTACCCAGAGAAATGCAGGAATGTTTGGTCAGGCTTGGTTAAAGAGCTTACAAGACAATGCAGATATCGATGATTACAGAATTGAAATCTGGAGTAAATTAGGAAATCAACAATAA